ACATTCACTATTCTGACAAGATCACCATTTGCAGATTGGTGACCAACTGCTAGAATCCCCCCGAATCTTTGAAGATCTCAGAATTTCAACGTTGAAAATCCAAGCGATATTATGGCCGGAAGCAAGGAGGCGACCCGATGAGCCATTCACCAGCACAACCCTCGACCCCTTTAAACATTGTGGTACTTGCCGGCGGGGAATCTGCCGAAAGTGACATCAGCCTGAAGAGTGGCGAGAATGTGTCGCGCGCGTTGACTGCGCGAGGACATCAGGTGGTGACGGTCGATCCTTCCCTGGTCGATCTCGAAACCTATGACTGGTCGACCTGCGACGTCGTGTTCCTGGCATTGCACGGAACCTACGGCGAAGACGGCACCATCCAGGCCACACTCGAACGTTTAGGTGTTCCATACTCCGGTTGCGATGCTCCCACTTCCAAGCTGGCCTTCAGCAAGTCGGCCTCCAAGGAACGTTTCATACAGCAGAATGTGAGCACGCCTTCATACGTATTGATTCACGAATCAGACGATGCCCAGCGCATCGAACAGCATGCCCGCAGCATGGGTTATCCACTGGTGGTCAAGCCGGATGCCCAGGGCTCCAGTCTCGGGGTGACGATTGTCAAATCGCCCGAAGAACTGCCGCAGGCGCTGTCCCGCTGTTTTCATTATGACTCTTTCGGCATTATGGAGTCGGCAATCGCGGGTACAGAATGGACCGTCAGCCTCGTGGACGACGACGTGCTGCCTTTGATTCAGATCGAAACGCCTCACGAATTCTTCGACTACGAAGCCAAGTACCTGGAAGACTCGACTCAGTATCACTTCGAGTTCCAGCAGCCCACGAACGTGATTCAGTCGATCATTAAAACGGGCGTCGGTGCCTGCCAGGCACTGGGAACGAGCGGCATCGTACGGGTCGATATCCTGCTGGATCGCTTTCAGCAGCCCTGGGTACTGGAAGTGAATACCATTCCCGGATTCACCGACCATTCGCTGGTCCCCAAAGCGGCCGCTCAGGCGGGTCTCGACTTTGGTGAATTGTGCGAACGGGTCCTGCTCAGCCGCCTGGCGAAAGCCACCACCCGCCCGCAAAACTGATAAAGTTTACCCAGACGGCCTGTGCCCAGCGGGAATTCTGACTTTTCTGTGGTGTGCCACAACTCGCGCTGCTTGAGATTGCGATAATGTTAATGCAGGGGACGGTGCGCTGAGGTTGCGTCGCGCGCACCAGAATGGAACACATCAATCAGAGCTCATGAGTCGCAAAGCATCTAAAAAGAAGCCGACGAAGAAAAAAGTCCCGGCTAAAAAACAGGTCGCAGAGATCGAAGAAGAAGAGGAAGTGCTGGACGAAGAACGGTCTGCGCTGAGCCCCGCGCGACTGGTCCGCCTGCTGTTTCGTCCCAAGGTGCTTTTGATTCTGGCGGTGGGAATTACCGTCTGGTTCTTTTCGCAGAAGCTCAAGGATCAGCTCCCCGATCTGGCAGAACAGGAACAATACCAGATTGAAACCCGCAGTCTGTCGCTGATTCCCGCCCCTCCCCACTACGTCCCCATTGATCTGGTCGATCAGGTGATCAAACGCAACCAGCTGCCTGAGAAGGTCTCGCTGCTGGATCGGGATCTGGTCATAAAGGTTGCGGAAGCATTCCAGAAACATCCCTGGGTCCAAAAAGTCGTCTCGGTTCGCAAGACGAGTACGGTTGAAGTCGAGCTGCAGTTCCGTAAGCCGGCAGCGATGGTGGAATTCAAACAGCGTCTGTTACCCGTCGACAACGCGGGCGTCCTGCTGCCTCCCGAAGACTTTTCGGTCTCCGATGCCCGCCGCTACCCGGTGATTACCGGCGTCGAATCGGTTCCCGCCGGCCCTCCTGGAAATGCCTGGGGCGATGTCACCGTCACCGGTGCTGCCCAGCTGGCCGAAGCACTTTCGCCGCACTGGAAGGAACTGGAAATCGTCGCGATCGCCGCGCCTCCCCGCCTGAGCGAAGCGAGTACGCTGGACGATCTGATCTTCCGGCTGATCACCGCAGGCGGTTCGGAGATTGTCTGGGGTCGGTCTCCCAAAAGCCAGCGACGGGGAGAGCTCCGCGTCGATCAGAAGATCGGCAAGCTGGAAAAATACCATCGGGATTACGGCGGGTTTGATCGGCCACACGGTCCGTATGAAATCGACATTCGGCACTGGCAGGAAATTTCCCGCCGCCCGCTTCGCCAGCAGAGTCACCGCCGAACTTTGATGCGCCGCTGAATCTCAGCTGACTGCAGTGCCT
This is a stretch of genomic DNA from Gimesia chilikensis. It encodes these proteins:
- a CDS encoding D-alanine--D-alanine ligase, whose translation is MSHSPAQPSTPLNIVVLAGGESAESDISLKSGENVSRALTARGHQVVTVDPSLVDLETYDWSTCDVVFLALHGTYGEDGTIQATLERLGVPYSGCDAPTSKLAFSKSASKERFIQQNVSTPSYVLIHESDDAQRIEQHARSMGYPLVVKPDAQGSSLGVTIVKSPEELPQALSRCFHYDSFGIMESAIAGTEWTVSLVDDDVLPLIQIETPHEFFDYEAKYLEDSTQYHFEFQQPTNVIQSIIKTGVGACQALGTSGIVRVDILLDRFQQPWVLEVNTIPGFTDHSLVPKAAAQAGLDFGELCERVLLSRLAKATTRPQN
- a CDS encoding cell division protein FtsQ/DivIB — translated: MSRKASKKKPTKKKVPAKKQVAEIEEEEEVLDEERSALSPARLVRLLFRPKVLLILAVGITVWFFSQKLKDQLPDLAEQEQYQIETRSLSLIPAPPHYVPIDLVDQVIKRNQLPEKVSLLDRDLVIKVAEAFQKHPWVQKVVSVRKTSTVEVELQFRKPAAMVEFKQRLLPVDNAGVLLPPEDFSVSDARRYPVITGVESVPAGPPGNAWGDVTVTGAAQLAEALSPHWKELEIVAIAAPPRLSEASTLDDLIFRLITAGGSEIVWGRSPKSQRRGELRVDQKIGKLEKYHRDYGGFDRPHGPYEIDIRHWQEISRRPLRQQSHRRTLMRR